In Rhizobium sp. N324, a single genomic region encodes these proteins:
- a CDS encoding 8-oxoguanine DNA glycosylase: MYQPHSEILPGVKWGKPEWVPSPAYWAAMANQVTEASHGFVSPSATLHEEVGFCLLGGYGVTAEMNHAFFEVLCDAGVFVPGARVPAAVIEDLLRSNAIVDGRPRRYRFPKQKAARIEVALRKIESDPPSVDDPVAFRNALLSIPGIGPKTASWIARNLLGTDEVAILDIHVIRAGKLMGLFHGETKLPRDYFDMERRFLDLCKIMEIKASLLDAIIWGEMRKLGRVDV; this comes from the coding sequence CCAGCCGCACTCGGAGATTCTTCCAGGTGTCAAGTGGGGCAAACCCGAATGGGTCCCAAGCCCGGCCTACTGGGCCGCCATGGCGAACCAGGTGACGGAGGCGTCGCACGGTTTCGTAAGCCCGTCGGCCACGCTTCACGAGGAGGTCGGCTTCTGTCTATTGGGCGGCTACGGCGTCACCGCCGAAATGAACCACGCGTTCTTCGAGGTTCTCTGCGACGCCGGCGTTTTCGTGCCGGGGGCGAGGGTGCCCGCAGCGGTTATCGAAGATTTGCTCCGCTCGAACGCCATCGTGGACGGCAGACCAAGGCGATACAGGTTTCCAAAACAGAAGGCCGCCAGAATCGAAGTGGCCTTGCGAAAGATCGAGAGTGACCCGCCTTCGGTGGACGATCCAGTGGCATTCCGGAATGCGCTTCTTTCGATACCGGGGATCGGCCCCAAAACCGCGTCATGGATTGCGCGGAATTTGCTCGGGACAGACGAGGTGGCAATACTCGACATCCACGTAATCCGAGCCGGAAAACTAATGGGGCTCTTCCACGGCGAAACCAAGCTCCCGCGAGACTATTTCGACATGGAGCGTCGTTTCCTCGACCTCTGTAAAATCATGGAAATCAAGGCTTCGTTGCTCGATGCGATAATTTGGGGGGAAATGCGTAAACTCGGCCGCGTCGACGTTTGA